In Drosophila pseudoobscura strain MV-25-SWS-2005 chromosome 4, UCI_Dpse_MV25, whole genome shotgun sequence, the following proteins share a genomic window:
- the her gene encoding RE1-silencing transcription factor, whose amino-acid sequence MENNRSLRPEDTENGKFKCCFDNCNYETDRAYNRWRHEASHSKVDLEARAFKCHLCWYSSDKASNIKRHHNNRHPGCEAPAYKSIKPAAIVCYVTGCTYSTNRPYDMRRHLTVHNNPLRGDKAFKCLLCTYSSERKGNLRRHVDLRHSGLSGKNSSEEEEPEPELDEGPSTVPFAQFEPNVPRFRYSCAMCNYSSKRKQNLARHLEQVHSVKSGKESSNDEAAEPDVRQKVKLEVLQKVKLEVLQKVKLEVRQKVELEKRRKPKPIVSYKCSLCSQSFKRQANLDRHVDAVHNWMSDIESSNEEDAESESEPDVRQKVKPIVTIHTCSLCDYSSNREPNLRRHMEQRHRGLSRKVVSHQEEEQTEPDEGQQVEPIQSSFVPDRKSTLRPRRNVRYNGLSDVEYTNKESEPEEVPNLADAETGKKVVVKTKKPKQKKKERLYDELFEELENDDMIVVECPEADETLARTQDTIGQKQLIAVELNGQLHWYEAIDQPADEALQQAFIDEQPLTVVGQQGHALVEEQGQALIEEQEQADADNMQMEDLDNELALSMAEHDVQGDDQNMEYVELVTTEVPPEVTTEAPTAVTIEVPTEVPQPTQQQPSPSTAPKEQKPVLSWRWSVPQAANETLTNATDHPITITLETIIEDDFPFWWDDGEYTKMHKNTTYREHNGTTKENIQRILRIIYDLYYKPFKEDRKMFDVFQIKDSWLCATRMTRMQIIKDMYSKLGT is encoded by the exons atggaaaataatagGAGTTTGCGGCCTGAGGACACGGAAAACGGGAAGTTTAAGTGCTGCTTTGACAACTGCAACTACGAGACCGACCGTGCCTACAACAGGTGGCGTCATGAGGCGAGTCACTCGAAGGTGGATTTGGAGGCACGGGCGTTCAAGTGCCATTTGTGCTGGTACAGCTCGGACAAGGCATCCAACATAAAAAGGCACCACAACAATCGACATCCGGGTTGCGAGGCACCGGCGTACAAGTCCATTAAGCCCGCCGCTATCGTTTGCTACGTGACGGGATGTACCTACTCAACGAATCGTCCATATGACATGAGGCGCCACCTCACGGTGCACAACAATCCATTGAGAGGCGACAAGGCGTTTAAATGCTTGCTGTGCACCTACAGCTCTGAGAGGAAGGGGAACCTCAGGCGGCATGTAGATCTGCGGCACAGTGGCCTGAGTGGAAAAAACTCTTCCGAAGAagaggagccggagccggagctaGACGAAGGACCTAGTACGGTGCCGTTTGCACAGTTTGAGCCGAATGTGCCGAGATTCCGATATTCATGTGCCATGTGCAACTACAGCTCCAAAAGAAAGCAGAATCTTGCTCGGCATTTGGAGCAAGTGCACAGTGTCAAGAGTGGAAAAGAGTCCTCAAATGATGAAGCAGCGGAGCCGGACGTACGGCAGAAGGTGAAGCTGGAAGTATTGCAAAAGGTGAAACTGGAAGTACTGCAGAAGGTGAAACTGGAAGTACGGCAGAAGGTGGAGTTGGAAAAACGGCGGAAGCCGAAGCCGATTGTGAGCTATAAATGCTCGCTGTGCAGCCAGAGCTTCAAAAGGCAGGCGAACCTTGATCGTCATGTGGATGCAGTGCACAATTGGATGAGTGATATAGAGTCCTCAAATGAAGAAGAtgcggagtcggagtcagagccGGACGTACGGCAGAAGGTGAAACCGATTGTGACCATCCATACATGCTCGCTGTGCGACTACAGCTCGAACAGGGAACCAAATCTGAGGCGACATATGGAGCAAAGGCACAGGGGCTTGAGTAGAAAAGTGGTCTCACATCAAGAAGAGGAGCAGACGGAACCGGACGAAGGGCAGCAGGTGGAGCCAATTCAAAGCAGCTTTGTGCCGGACAGGAAGTCCACTCTGAGGCCGCGGCGGAATGTGCGGTACAATGGCTTGAGTGATGTAGAATACACAAATAAGGAGTCTGAGCCGGAGGAAGTGCCGAATTTGGCTGATGCTGAAACGGGAAAGAAAGTGGTAGTGAAgacgaaaaaaccaaaacagaaaaagaaggaACGACTGTACGATGAGTTATTTGAGGAATTGGAAAATGATGATATGATAGTTGTGGAATGCCCCGAGGCGGATGAAACGTTGGCACGAACGCAGGACACCATTGGCCAAAAGCAGCTGATA GCTGTCGAATTAAATGGCCAATTGCACTGGTACGAGGCCATTGATCAACCCGCGGATGAAGCGCTCCAGCAGGCCTTCATCGACGAGCAGCCGCTGACAGTCGTTGGGCAGCAGGGGCATGCACTTGTcgaggagcaggggcaggccCTCATcgaggagcaggaacaggccGATGCCGACAATATGCAAATGGAGGATCTGGACAATGAGCTGGCTCTGTCGATGGCCGAGCACGACGTCCAGGGGGATGATCAGAATATGGAGTACGTGGAACTGGTGACGACAGAGGTACCGCCAGAGGTGACGACAGAGGCCCCGACAGCGGTGACGATAGAGGTTCCAACAGAGGTGCCCCAACCTActcagcagcagccatcaCCATCGACAGCACCCAAGGAGCAGAAACCAGTACTGTCCTGGCGCTGGAGTGTACCTCAA GCGGCCAACGAAACATTGACCAATGCCACGGACCATCCAATAACCATTACCTTGGAGACTATCATAGAGGATGACTTTCCTTTTTGGTGGGACGACGGGGAATACACGAAGATGCACAAGAACACCACCTATCGCGAGCACAACGGCACTACCAAGGAAAACATCCAGCGTATCCTCCGCATCATCTACGACCTGTACTACAAGCCGTTCAAGGAGGATCGCAAGATGTTTGATGTCTTTCAGATCAAAGATTCATGGCTCTGCGCCACACGGATGACAAGAATGCAAATTATTAAAGATATGTACTCCAAGCTGGGCACGTAG
- the LOC6903126 gene encoding mitochondrial import inner membrane translocase subunit Tim9-like — protein MEKTHEKIDINQLDKDQLKTFSDFLISYNRLTEMCFKDCVRDFTSHEVKETEVKCSLNCMEKYLKMNQRVSQRFQEFQMIANENAMAMLKKTGK, from the exons atggaaaaaacacATGAAAAAATTGATATCAATCAGCTGGACAAGGATCAGCTAAAAACG TTCTCCGACTTTCTGATATCCTACAACCGCTTAACCGAGATGTGCTTCAAAGACTGTGTTCGCGATTTCACATCCCACGAAGTAAAGGAGACCGAG GTGAAATGTTCGCTGAACTGCATGGAAAAGTACCTGAAGATGAACCAGCGGGTGTCGCAGCGCTTCCAGGAATTCCAAATGATTGCCAACGAGAATGCCATGGCCATGTTGAAAAAGACTGGCAAATAG